The following nucleotide sequence is from Paenibacillus odorifer.
TGTATTATCCCGAACCGCTAGCTAAGCTGATCGATGCTTTTACGCGTTTGCCCGGGATTGGACCGAAGACAGCCGCCCGGTTAGCTTTTCATGTGCTTAACATGAAAGAGGATGAAGTCATTGATTTTGCAAAAGCGCTAGTAAGCGTCAAACGCAATCTTCACTATTGCTCGGTCTGCTGTAATATTACGGATACGGACCCTTGTAAGATATGTCAGGACAAAACTAGAGATCCTTCAGTGATATGTGTGATACAAGACTCTAAGGATTTGGTGGCTATAGAACGAACCAAGGAGTTTAATGGATATTACCATGTTCTTCAGGGCGCAATTTCACCTATGGAAGGTATCGGCCCTGATGATATTCGCTTGAAAGAATTATTGACCCGTCTGAGTGATGAGAGAGTAAGCGAGCTTATTATGGCGACCAACCCCAACATCGAGGGAGAAGCAACGGCGATGTACATTTCTCGTCTTGTTCGGCCGTTTGAGATTAAAATCACCAGGATAGCTCATGGCTTGCCTGTAGGTGGCGATCTTGAATACGCTGATGAAGTTACCTTGTCCAAAGCGTTGGAAGGTCGTCGCGAGCTATTCTAGCAGCTCTATAGTGGTATTTTTCAAAAAGGAAGCCCTCGGGTTTCCTTTTTTTTGTTCTAAGTTTGTCCCTATCCCGATATGAATGAGAATAACGAGATGTGTATTTTGCATCAAAATTATTCTGAGGAGGAATTGAAATGGGATGGTGGAGAGAGCTGTGGCGGGGAGTGGATAAGGAACAAGGCAAAAAGGAAAGTGAGGGATGGGAAACCCTCTTAGAGGTCCGTAAGGCGCATTCAGAGTGGGAGAGGGCGTATCTGATGTTCGACGAGGCATTGGGACAGGATCAGATAGATTACGCGATATATATTCTGGAGGCTGCAGAACGTAAATATCAGATACATCTCAAACATGCAAAAAGCTTGGGGTTGAACAGTAGTCAAATATAAGGGCTTATAAATAAATGTATAAGGGGGATCTACATGCTTAGAATGATAGCTATGGGCGTATTGATATTATCTGTTATCTTATTAGGTTTAGTTGTATTTAGAAAAAAGCTGGGTTTTGGGTGGCTAAGTTTATTTGGGGTTCATTTGGTATTGGCTGCACTCGGGATATATGTAGTGAACTTCTCAGGTTTGCTCACGCAGGTGTATATCCCTTTGAACCCTGCAACTATAGGCGCAGTAACGGTTCTTGGGCTTCCTGGCGTGGTTATGTTGCTCGGATTAAGAATAATTTTATTTTAATGCTTGACGTGGCTTTGAAAAATATGATACATTAAGTCTCGCCCGTTTGGACAAGCTGTTGATTAACAACTTGCTGAAACGGTCAAGCAAAAAAAGAAATTAAAAAAATGCTTGACGAAAACAAAGGCGCTGTGATATATTATAAAGGTCGCTGCTGACAAGCAACGACGACGAAAG
It contains:
- a CDS encoding pro-sigmaK processing inhibitor BofA family protein; amino-acid sequence: MIAMGVLILSVILLGLVVFRKKLGFGWLSLFGVHLVLAALGIYVVNFSGLLTQVYIPLNPATIGAVTVLGLPGVVMLLGLRIILF
- a CDS encoding DUF2508 family protein — its product is MGWWRELWRGVDKEQGKKESEGWETLLEVRKAHSEWERAYLMFDEALGQDQIDYAIYILEAAERKYQIHLKHAKSLGLNSSQI
- the recR gene encoding recombination mediator RecR, with translation MYYPEPLAKLIDAFTRLPGIGPKTAARLAFHVLNMKEDEVIDFAKALVSVKRNLHYCSVCCNITDTDPCKICQDKTRDPSVICVIQDSKDLVAIERTKEFNGYYHVLQGAISPMEGIGPDDIRLKELLTRLSDERVSELIMATNPNIEGEATAMYISRLVRPFEIKITRIAHGLPVGGDLEYADEVTLSKALEGRRELF